The nucleotide sequence GTGTCTCACCCCACCATTCCAGGCGATCCCGCATGTCGCGATTGAGTGCCCGCAGCGGCGTGACGTACAGCGCGGCGATCCCCTCGGGCGGATCCCCTTCGATGGCGTCGAAGACCGGGAGCATCGCGGTCTCGGTCTTGCCGCTGCCGGTCGGGGCGATCACCAGCGCGTCCTCACCGTCGGCGATCGGGGGGATCGCGCGACGCTGTGGCTCGGTCGGCGTCGTGAACCCGCGATCGGACAGCGCCGATCGGACGGCCTCACCGAGGTGCGCGAAGACGGCGTCACCCTCGCGCGTCGCCTCGCTCATTACAGCAGTATTGGGTGCTGAGCCGATTAAACGCGTTGGAAGGTGTGTCCACAGATGCCACTTTGGTACTCCTTGATCGTTCACGTGCAATCGCACATGGGGACACGTTCTTGCCCTCGAAACCCGTTGGAGGTGTATGTACCTCGCCGACGCCGCGTGGCCGGATCTGGAGTCGTACTTCGAGTCGGAGTCGATCGCACTCGTCCCGCTGGGTTCGACCGAGCAACACGGCCCACATCTGCCGGAGGGGACTGACCACCTCATCGCCGAGGCGTTCGCCACGGAGGTCGCCGACCGGACTGGATTCCTGCGAACGCCGCCAGTCCGGATCGGCGTGAGTCCCCATCATCAGCAGTTCCCGGGGACGATGTCCGTCGATCCGCCCGCGTTCCGAGACTACGTCGAGAGCTTCACCCGGAGTCTCACCACGCACGGCATCGACCGGGTGATCTACGTCAACGCCCACGGCGGCAACATAACCCATCTCAGAGAGGTCGGTCGGCGACTCCGCGAGGACGGGACCGCCTTCGCTGTCGAGTGGATGTGGGACGAGAGCATTCCCGAGCAGGTCACCGATGCGTTCGAACACAACGGGCCACACGGCGGCCCCAAGGAGACCGCACTCATCCAGCACCTCCATCCGGATCTCGTCCACGAGGATCGACTCGAGGAGGCGCGTGACACCGGCCTGGTCGAAGTGAGCGAGGACGTCGGTCGCGTCCACGGTGCTCGCACGTTCTACGACTCGATCGAGAACAGCGAGAACGGGGTTTTCGGGGACCAAACTGAGGCGACCGCCGAGATCGGTGCGGAGCTGTTCGAGGCAGCCAGCGACGAACTCGTCGCACTCGCCGAGTGGCTGGACGAACAGCCCTTCGAGGACCTCATGCCGCGCGAGCACGTATCGACCAGATCGTAGGCGGCGGTCATCTCGATCGAGGTATGCTGCCATCTGATACGACATGCTACCCCAGATACCAGTATCGACTGCAGAAACTCGTCTTTCGGAAATCTGTATTTCTGAAATATCGATTTCGGGAATATTGATTTCTTTATCGACTTCCGTGCATAGTGGTTTGCTACCAATACACGCGAAACGTTCAGACGATGGTCGATCCGTCAACCGCGCCGCTCGTCGAGCTGATCGGTCACCTCGCGCTGGCGTTCGAGGTCGGCGCACTCGTCGGCTTAGAGCGGGGCAAAGCGAGTCCGGAGAGACCTTCGCCGGCAGTCGAACGTTCCCGCTGATCGCGCTCCACGGTAGGCTCGTGGCGGCGCTGCTGGTCGCCATCCTCGGCGCGATGACGATGCACTCCGATCGAAGTGCGACCGTCGCGATCGTCGTCGGGTTCGTCTCCTCGACAGCGACGACAGGTACGTCTAGATCTGATCGTACGGTCCGAGTCGCGTCCCGTCCAGTAAATAGGCCGTCCCGTCAGCGAGCCCCTCGGGTAAAAAGGGGGAGAGGAACGACTGCCCCGCGACGTTGATCCAGGTGCCGCCCGAGAGGTCGTTGAACGCCGGGAACACGACGAGTTCGCCGTCGACTTGCAGACGCGTATCGTCGTCGTGCTCCCGAAAAGGGACGGG is from Halorhabdus sp. BNX81 and encodes:
- a CDS encoding creatininase family protein, whose translation is MYLADAAWPDLESYFESESIALVPLGSTEQHGPHLPEGTDHLIAEAFATEVADRTGFLRTPPVRIGVSPHHQQFPGTMSVDPPAFRDYVESFTRSLTTHGIDRVIYVNAHGGNITHLREVGRRLREDGTAFAVEWMWDESIPEQVTDAFEHNGPHGGPKETALIQHLHPDLVHEDRLEEARDTGLVEVSEDVGRVHGARTFYDSIENSENGVFGDQTEATAEIGAELFEAASDELVALAEWLDEQPFEDLMPREHVSTRS